In one window of Lewinella sp. 4G2 DNA:
- a CDS encoding SRPBCC family protein has protein sequence MEIKTTFTVNKPIDQVWDVLGNDFGGAAKWASGLYHSEGYGAPQIEGAACNNRACDTDFGKIKEVIKTFDAKHYHLAYAVIEGFPGFVKSGVNNWRLTPKGNQTQVDIHFIGELQGVMGFLMKPMMKMKLGGAIKQAGKDFKHYVETGKPSAKKAKELKKRPLQAA, from the coding sequence ATGGAAATCAAAACTACTTTCACCGTCAACAAACCCATCGATCAAGTTTGGGACGTCCTCGGCAACGACTTCGGCGGCGCCGCCAAATGGGCTTCCGGGCTTTACCACTCCGAAGGCTACGGTGCTCCCCAAATCGAAGGGGCTGCGTGTAACAACCGGGCATGTGACACGGACTTCGGGAAGATCAAGGAGGTCATCAAAACCTTTGATGCCAAGCACTACCACCTTGCCTACGCCGTCATCGAAGGCTTTCCTGGCTTCGTAAAGTCCGGCGTCAACAACTGGCGCCTTACGCCGAAAGGCAACCAGACGCAGGTGGACATCCACTTCATTGGCGAGCTGCAGGGTGTAATGGGGTTTCTCATGAAGCCGATGATGAAGATGAAACTTGGCGGCGCTATCAAGCAGGCGGGCAAGGATTTCAAGCACTACGTCGAGACTGGTAAGCCGAGCGCTAAGAAGGCCAAGGAGTTAAAGAAGCGGCCTTTGCAGGCGGCCTGA
- a CDS encoding SRPBCC family protein, which translates to MQRTSRIYSIFILAAIMLASFSLSAQSMSKDYRKMTITRVIDAPAERVWEALVGDYGEISNFSPFIYTSDYVSGSLKGAVGVERKCSFNAKGSRWTKERIAELDNENMVMKNVIIDAQKFPLDLDNSFAIYSVVDNGDGTSTAGYEFSFRTKPAFMGGMAASSFKSSLNETLIGLDHYLATGEHVTGGSANAKKVLKDYKQAGEYGDFKYRLVKMEGAAK; encoded by the coding sequence ATGCAACGTACATCACGTATTTATTCAATATTTATCCTTGCCGCCATTATGCTGGCTTCTTTCTCGCTTTCGGCGCAGAGTATGAGTAAGGATTACCGCAAAATGACCATTACCCGCGTCATTGACGCGCCCGCCGAACGGGTTTGGGAAGCCCTCGTCGGTGACTACGGCGAGATATCCAATTTCTCCCCATTCATCTACACTTCGGATTACGTATCCGGCTCATTGAAAGGCGCCGTGGGCGTGGAACGGAAATGTAGTTTTAATGCCAAGGGCAGCCGCTGGACGAAGGAACGCATCGCCGAACTCGACAACGAAAATATGGTGATGAAGAACGTCATCATCGACGCCCAAAAATTCCCGCTCGATCTCGACAACAGCTTCGCCATCTACTCTGTCGTGGACAACGGCGATGGCACCTCCACGGCTGGCTACGAATTTTCTTTCCGTACCAAACCTGCCTTCATGGGCGGCATGGCAGCCAGCTCCTTCAAGAGCAGCCTCAACGAAACCCTCATCGGTCTGGACCACTACCTGGCTACCGGCGAACACGTGACGGGTGGGTCGGCGAACGCCAAGAAAGTGCTTAAGGATTATAAGCAGGCGGGGGAGTATGGTGATTTTAAATACCGGTTGGTGAAAATGGAGGGGGCGGCGAAGTAG
- a CDS encoding GNAT family N-acetyltransferase, producing MEVTLTIEDTKGTAHVGPLSDPTAHMEFSIAGPQLIIISHTEVGESLRGQGVGRQLLDKVVEHARANGIKIMPLCPYAKSVFDKDPSIGDVLK from the coding sequence ATGGAAGTCACCCTCACCATCGAAGACACTAAAGGCACCGCCCACGTCGGCCCACTCTCGGACCCTACTGCCCACATGGAGTTTTCCATCGCAGGACCGCAGTTGATCATCATCAGCCACACGGAAGTGGGTGAGTCGCTACGGGGCCAGGGCGTTGGCCGGCAGCTGCTCGATAAGGTGGTGGAGCACGCGCGGGCCAACGGCATCAAGATCATGCCGCTCTGCCCCTACGCGAAGAGTGTGTTCGATAAGGACCCTTCGATTGGGGATGTGTTGAAATAG
- a CDS encoding RNA polymerase sigma factor yields MQNPLTGQYNEAENRQLVEAAVSGDRSALDQLVKLHQPFIYNVAWKMVHDANDALDLTQETLLKVITKLALFQGKSSFRTWLYRIVMNEFLMGKRRKTEDSFSSFADYGAQLDAVPNSELTREEEIAQEELSREMKIRCMSGMLMCLTREQRLIYILGDSFGIDHNVGAEIFEVSPQNFRVKLHRARKELYNYMNNKCGLVNKTNPCRCPKKARTLKKMGALDEGNMQFNVGFKSKIAAYATEHHAVAGDAFEEKYTELFRDHPARRDFDKQTVIDEILENDELMRYFK; encoded by the coding sequence ATGCAAAATCCCCTTACCGGACAGTATAACGAAGCGGAAAACCGTCAACTCGTCGAAGCGGCGGTATCGGGCGACCGCAGTGCGCTAGACCAACTAGTGAAGCTCCACCAACCCTTCATTTACAACGTGGCCTGGAAGATGGTCCACGACGCCAACGATGCCCTGGACCTTACCCAGGAAACCTTACTCAAGGTCATCACCAAGCTCGCCCTATTTCAGGGGAAGAGCAGCTTCCGTACCTGGCTCTACCGCATCGTGATGAATGAATTTCTAATGGGAAAGCGCCGCAAAACGGAGGACTCCTTCAGCTCCTTCGCCGATTACGGTGCCCAACTCGATGCCGTTCCCAACAGCGAACTCACCCGTGAGGAGGAAATAGCGCAAGAGGAGTTGAGCAGGGAGATGAAGATCCGGTGCATGTCCGGCATGCTCATGTGTTTGACCCGCGAGCAACGCCTGATTTACATCCTCGGCGACAGCTTCGGGATCGACCACAACGTCGGCGCTGAGATCTTTGAGGTCTCCCCCCAAAACTTTCGCGTCAAGCTCCACCGGGCGCGCAAGGAACTGTACAATTATATGAACAATAAGTGCGGGCTCGTCAACAAGACCAACCCCTGCCGCTGCCCGAAGAAAGCGCGTACCCTGAAGAAAATGGGCGCCCTGGACGAGGGCAACATGCAGTTCAACGTCGGTTTCAAATCCAAGATCGCCGCCTACGCGACGGAACACCACGCCGTGGCGGGGGATGCCTTCGAGGAGAAGTATACCGAGCTGTTCCGCGACCACCCCGCGCGCCGGGATTTTGACAAGCAGACCGTTATTGATGAAATCCTGGAGAATGATGAGTTGATGCGGTATTTTAAATAG
- a CDS encoding DUF4038 domain-containing protein — MRVSADGSHLVTGAGLPFFYLADTAWELLHRCDEAESRMYLKDRAAKGINVIQTVILAELEGLTVPSANGHLPLRNLDPARPNEEYFQHVDAVVRLADSLGLYLGLLPTWGDKFNKKWGVGPEVFTPENARTFGRFLGERYRNNNVIWILGGDRIPEEPEDFAIVRAMAAGLRAAVDRRQLITYHPQGGYKSSDYFPNDDWLDFHMFQSGHGGSGNKLDYKFPPEVLAEAPGKPVINGEPCYEDHPINWRPVNGWFTDFDTRRAAYWSVLAGTAGHTFGNHSIWQMWQPGRAPISSARTDWRTALRYPGVRQMGYLRRLMEGLPFWELSPDADLFTAIPNSSGRETLVVRTQDTGLVIAYTPYGDRLEIRRDRLPGKVICSWFDPRSGNSIPFKAAQTEDMLLFDPPFEPAPGNDWVLVVRAEDR, encoded by the coding sequence TACCTCGCCGACACGGCCTGGGAGTTGCTCCACCGCTGTGACGAAGCGGAAAGTAGGATGTACCTCAAGGACCGCGCCGCCAAGGGCATCAATGTTATCCAGACCGTCATCTTGGCGGAGCTCGAAGGCTTGACCGTCCCGTCCGCCAACGGTCACCTTCCGCTCCGGAACCTCGACCCCGCGCGGCCGAACGAGGAATACTTTCAGCACGTGGATGCCGTGGTCAGGCTGGCAGATAGCCTGGGGCTTTATCTGGGACTCCTGCCGACCTGGGGCGATAAGTTTAACAAGAAATGGGGCGTCGGCCCAGAGGTATTCACGCCGGAGAACGCCCGGACCTTCGGCCGCTTCCTCGGTGAGCGTTACCGTAACAACAACGTTATCTGGATCCTGGGTGGGGACCGCATTCCGGAAGAACCGGAGGATTTTGCCATTGTCCGTGCAATGGCGGCCGGTCTGCGCGCCGCCGTCGACCGGCGACAACTGATTACCTACCACCCCCAGGGGGGCTACAAATCCAGCGACTACTTCCCGAACGACGACTGGCTGGATTTTCACATGTTCCAGTCGGGCCACGGCGGCAGCGGCAATAAATTGGACTACAAGTTTCCCCCCGAGGTCCTGGCCGAGGCACCCGGTAAACCAGTCATCAATGGTGAGCCTTGCTACGAGGATCACCCCATCAACTGGCGCCCGGTCAACGGCTGGTTCACCGACTTCGACACCCGCCGCGCTGCCTACTGGAGCGTACTGGCCGGCACTGCCGGCCATACCTTCGGCAACCACAGTATCTGGCAGATGTGGCAACCCGGTCGTGCGCCCATTTCCAGCGCCCGGACCGACTGGCGGACGGCCTTACGGTACCCCGGCGTAAGGCAGATGGGTTACCTGCGGCGCCTTATGGAAGGTCTGCCCTTTTGGGAGCTGAGCCCGGACGCCGACCTGTTTACCGCCATACCTAACAGCTCGGGCCGCGAAACCCTGGTCGTCAGGACACAGGACACAGGTTTGGTGATCGCCTATACCCCTTACGGTGACCGGCTGGAGATACGGCGAGATCGCCTGCCGGGAAAGGTAATCTGCTCCTGGTTCGACCCGCGAAGCGGAAATTCCATCCCTTTTAAAGCAGCTCAAACCGAAGATATGTTACTGTTCGACCCACCCTTTGAACCGGCTCCGGGGAACGACTGGGTGCTGGTCGTTAGAGCGGAAGACCGGTAA
- a CDS encoding nuclear transport factor 2 family protein, which produces MRFASFFFLLGALTFVSCATSSTPSNNDSMNAAPQAVIAAFADAIATNDAAALEAILHPNFTVIIPRYPTADKNSVLDRDTYIQLIGSKKIGGERYTVTYDQTTVIDYNANLMVTFDGPNTIMQATFLLTEVSEGDWQIVVDYPILRNK; this is translated from the coding sequence ATGCGTTTCGCCTCTTTTTTCTTCCTACTCGGCGCCCTCACCTTCGTTAGCTGCGCTACTTCCTCCACGCCTTCAAATAATGATAGCATGAATGCTGCTCCTCAAGCCGTTATTGCCGCCTTTGCGGACGCCATCGCTACCAACGATGCCGCCGCTTTGGAGGCCATCCTCCATCCTAACTTCACCGTGATCATCCCCCGCTACCCTACGGCGGATAAGAATTCGGTACTGGACCGGGACACCTACATTCAACTCATCGGTAGCAAGAAGATTGGTGGCGAGCGCTACACCGTGACCTACGACCAAACTACAGTCATCGATTACAATGCCAACCTGATGGTCACCTTTGATGGCCCAAATACCATCATGCAGGCAACCTTTCTGTTGACGGAGGTTAGTGAAGGAGATTGGCAGATTGTAGTGGATTACCCGATTTTGCGGAATAAGTAA
- a CDS encoding Crp/Fnr family transcriptional regulator, with protein sequence MAQPLHSCLSIKFDMLRKTVTSIHPLSEAELEQLEGICHERSYAKGEHLFWSGDVCRGLYFVKQGVVGLYGLRDGKEIYQDFFLDGQFATDVSSLVSQEPSSLFLRAVEGSTIKYIRREDLLGLYEQSSNFQHLGRKVLEQLLVGRTELSVRQSTLSAVERYQYVLEHQPALLERITLRHLATYLGMTRETLSRVRRKK encoded by the coding sequence ATGGCGCAGCCCTTACATTCGTGCCTGTCAATTAAATTCGATATGCTGCGCAAGACCGTCACGAGTATTCATCCACTTTCCGAGGCAGAACTTGAACAACTAGAGGGTATTTGCCACGAGAGGTCCTATGCCAAAGGGGAACACTTATTTTGGTCGGGCGATGTGTGCAGGGGTCTATACTTCGTGAAGCAAGGTGTCGTGGGTTTGTACGGTTTACGCGACGGTAAGGAGATATACCAGGACTTTTTTCTAGACGGCCAGTTTGCTACCGATGTAAGCAGCCTCGTCAGCCAGGAGCCGAGTAGTTTGTTCTTGCGCGCAGTGGAGGGTAGTACCATCAAGTACATACGGCGGGAAGACCTGCTTGGGCTGTACGAACAATCCAGTAATTTCCAACACCTGGGCCGCAAGGTGCTGGAACAGCTTTTGGTTGGCCGTACGGAGTTGTCCGTTCGACAGAGCACGCTGAGTGCGGTGGAGCGTTACCAATACGTGCTCGAGCACCAGCCAGCGTTACTCGAGCGGATCACCTTACGACACCTGGCTACCTACCTGGGTATGACAAGAGAAACCCTGAGCCGGGTCCGGCGGAAGAAATAA